The following are encoded in a window of Streptomyces griseiscabiei genomic DNA:
- a CDS encoding HAMP domain-containing sensor histidine kinase encodes MSGVGDPRSRNRIPGGAQPRKGAGPLGGVRPFSIKTKLGALVVISVLITTGLSMIAVHTKTELRFITVFSMIATLLITQFVAHSLTAPLDEMNAVARSISRGDYTRRVSENRRDELGDLAHTINLMADELEAQDRQRKELVANVSHELRTPIAGLRAVLENIVDGVTQADPETMRTALKQTERLGRLVETLLDLSRLDNGVVPLRRRRFEVWPYLSGVLKEAQMVASARGGVASDSGKHTRTDVHLHLDVHPPELTANADPERIHQVVANLIDNAVKHSPAHGRVTVKARRGPAPESLELEVLDEGPGIPESEWHRVFERFNRGAVSSPHGPGSDGGTGLGLAIARWAVDLHGGRIGVAESPKGCRIQVVLPGAPSRPQGTATF; translated from the coding sequence ATGAGCGGAGTCGGTGACCCGAGGTCCCGGAACCGGATTCCCGGTGGCGCGCAGCCGCGGAAGGGCGCGGGCCCGCTCGGCGGTGTGCGCCCCTTCTCGATCAAGACGAAGCTCGGCGCGCTCGTCGTCATCTCGGTCCTGATCACGACCGGTCTGTCGATGATCGCCGTGCACACCAAGACGGAGCTCCGCTTCATCACGGTGTTCTCGATGATCGCCACACTCCTGATAACGCAGTTCGTGGCGCATTCACTCACCGCCCCCCTGGACGAGATGAACGCGGTCGCCCGCTCCATCTCGCGCGGCGACTACACCCGCCGGGTCAGCGAGAACCGGCGGGACGAGCTGGGCGACCTCGCCCACACGATCAATCTCATGGCCGACGAGCTGGAGGCCCAGGACCGCCAGCGCAAGGAGCTGGTGGCGAACGTCTCGCACGAGCTGCGCACGCCCATCGCCGGCCTGCGCGCGGTCCTGGAGAACATCGTCGACGGTGTCACCCAGGCCGACCCCGAGACGATGCGCACCGCCCTGAAGCAGACGGAACGCCTGGGCCGCCTGGTCGAGACGCTGCTGGACCTGTCCCGCCTCGACAACGGCGTGGTCCCGCTGCGCCGCCGCCGTTTCGAGGTGTGGCCGTATCTCTCGGGCGTCCTCAAGGAGGCCCAGATGGTCGCCTCCGCGCGCGGCGGCGTCGCCTCGGACTCCGGCAAGCACACCCGCACCGACGTCCACCTCCACCTGGACGTGCACCCGCCGGAGCTGACGGCCAACGCCGACCCGGAACGCATCCACCAGGTCGTCGCCAACCTCATCGACAACGCGGTCAAGCACAGCCCGGCCCACGGCCGTGTCACGGTGAAGGCCCGGCGGGGTCCCGCCCCGGAGTCACTGGAACTGGAGGTCCTGGACGAGGGCCCCGGCATCCCCGAGTCCGAGTGGCACCGCGTCTTCGAACGCTTCAACCGCGGCGCCGTCAGCTCCCCCCACGGCCCCGGCAGCGACGGCGGCACCGGCCTCGGCCTCGCCATCGCCCGCTGGGCGGTGGACCTCCACGGCGGCCGTATCGGCGTGGCCGAGTCGCCCAAGGGCTGCCGCATCCAGGTCGTCCTCCCCGGCGCCCCCTCACGTCCCCAGGGAACGGCGACCTTCTAG
- a CDS encoding response regulator transcription factor, which produces MEQTHTTHSNTTATPGAQRRVLVVEDDPTIVDAIAARLRAEGFVVQTASDGPAAVDTAEAWQPDLLILDIMLPGFDGLEVCRRVQAQRPVPVLMLTARDDETDMLVGLGVGADDYMTKPFSMRELAARVHVLLRRVERAALAATTPRSGILRLGELEIDHAQRRVRVRSEDVHLTPTEFDLLVCLANTPRAVLSREQLLAEVWDWADASGTRTVDSHIKALRRKIGAERIRTVHGVGYALETPNP; this is translated from the coding sequence ATGGAGCAGACACACACCACCCACAGCAACACCACGGCGACGCCGGGCGCACAGCGCCGGGTGCTCGTGGTCGAGGACGACCCGACGATCGTCGACGCCATCGCGGCCCGCCTGCGCGCCGAGGGTTTCGTCGTGCAGACCGCGTCCGACGGCCCGGCCGCGGTGGACACCGCGGAGGCCTGGCAGCCCGACCTGCTGATCCTCGACATCATGCTGCCCGGCTTCGACGGTCTGGAGGTGTGCAGGCGCGTCCAGGCCCAGCGGCCCGTCCCCGTGCTGATGCTCACCGCCCGGGACGACGAGACGGACATGCTGGTCGGCCTCGGCGTCGGCGCCGACGACTACATGACCAAGCCGTTCTCCATGCGGGAGCTGGCCGCCCGTGTGCACGTCCTGCTCCGCCGGGTGGAGCGCGCCGCGCTGGCCGCCACCACCCCCCGCTCGGGCATCCTGCGCCTCGGCGAGCTGGAGATCGACCACGCGCAGCGCCGGGTCCGGGTCCGCAGCGAGGACGTGCACCTCACGCCCACCGAGTTCGACCTGCTGGTATGTCTCGCGAACACCCCGCGTGCCGTACTCTCGCGCGAGCAGCTGCTCGCCGAGGTGTGGGACTGGGCGGACGCGTCCGGGACGCGGACCGTGGACAGCCACATCAAGGCGCTGCGGCGGAAGATCGGCGCGGAGCGGATCCGCACGGTGCACGGTGTGGGGTACGCCCTGGAGACCCCCAATCCCTGA
- a CDS encoding spermine/spermidine synthase domain-containing protein, with protein MPITDEPEVIDRREGPYGEVVLRRHGELLQIIANGCFLMDTSDGRSERLLVDAALDALDGRSRPHVLIGGLGVGFSLAHAAADPRWGPITVVEREPSVIDWHRAGPLSEVSAEALADPRTEIVEADLVKYVNETSATFDALCLDIDNGPDWTVSEANDSLYAPAGLASCARALRPGGVLAVWSARPSAEFEETLGNAGFQQVRTEEIPVARGVPDVVHLAIRPG; from the coding sequence ATGCCCATCACCGACGAACCCGAAGTCATCGACCGACGCGAGGGCCCCTACGGCGAAGTGGTGCTGCGGCGGCACGGGGAACTGCTGCAGATCATCGCCAACGGATGCTTCCTGATGGACACCTCGGACGGCCGCTCGGAACGGCTGCTGGTCGACGCCGCCCTCGACGCCCTGGACGGCCGTTCTCGGCCACATGTGCTCATCGGGGGTCTGGGCGTCGGCTTCTCGCTGGCGCACGCCGCCGCGGATCCGCGCTGGGGTCCGATCACAGTTGTCGAACGCGAACCCTCCGTCATCGACTGGCACCGCGCCGGACCGCTGTCCGAGGTGTCCGCCGAAGCACTCGCGGACCCCCGTACGGAGATCGTCGAAGCCGATCTCGTCAAGTACGTCAATGAGACATCCGCCACGTTCGACGCGCTCTGCCTGGACATCGACAACGGCCCGGACTGGACCGTCTCCGAGGCCAACGACAGCCTCTACGCGCCCGCCGGACTGGCAAGCTGCGCAAGGGCGTTGAGACCTGGTGGGGTGCTTGCCGTCTGGTCGGCCCGGCCATCTGCGGAATTCGAGGAAACCTTGGGGAATGCCGGGTTCCAGCAGGTGCGTACCGAAGAGATCCCGGTTGCCCGAGGAGTTCCGGACGTGGTGCACCTCGCGATCCGACCTGGATAG
- a CDS encoding glycoside hydrolase family 3 protein, whose translation MLPYRDPHRPVDERVEDLLARMTLAEKAGQLFHAMLTMNPDGSLAETGDGPFLRHGTTDLVADGRLTHFNLVGRYGVRETAEWVNRLQALAADTRLGIPVTLSTDPRHAFTDHPGASFGSGAFSAWPEPLGLAAIGEPELVERFADTVRREYLAVGFRVALHPQIDLATEPRWSRQSGTFGSSAEVTSALVRAYVRGLQGPRLGPRSVAAMVKHFPGGGPQQGGEDPHFPHGKEQIYPGGMSEYHLAPFRAAIEAGCSQLMPYYGQPIGVDGWEEVGFGFNRDVLTGLLRERLGFDGVVCTDWGLLTDAPIGGELHQARAWGVEHLTVAERAAKALAAGADQFGGEQCPEVIVELVRSGRIAEERIDTSVRRLLREKFVLGLFERRYADPDRAEETVGAAEFTTLGETAQRRSLTVLTNRSLLPLTDRPNLYVEGVGAQTASRYGNVVADPADADVAVLRLRTPYEERPGFFESFFHSGSLAFGEERLREILALLAAVPTLVCVNLERPAVLPEIAARAAALVADYGASDAALLDVAFGRARAEGRLPFELPRSMAAVEASRPDVPNDTADPLFPYGHGLTL comes from the coding sequence ATGCTCCCGTACCGCGACCCGCACCGCCCCGTCGACGAACGCGTGGAGGACCTCCTGGCCCGGATGACCCTCGCGGAGAAGGCGGGCCAGCTCTTCCACGCGATGCTCACCATGAACCCCGACGGGTCACTGGCCGAGACGGGCGACGGACCGTTCCTCCGGCACGGCACCACGGACCTGGTCGCGGACGGCCGTCTGACCCACTTCAACCTCGTGGGCCGGTACGGGGTCCGGGAGACGGCCGAGTGGGTCAACCGGCTCCAGGCGCTCGCGGCGGACACCCGGCTGGGCATCCCGGTCACCCTCTCCACCGACCCGCGCCACGCCTTCACCGACCACCCGGGCGCCTCCTTCGGCTCCGGCGCCTTCTCGGCCTGGCCCGAACCCCTGGGTCTGGCCGCGATCGGCGAACCGGAGCTGGTGGAGCGGTTCGCCGACACGGTCCGCCGCGAGTACCTCGCCGTCGGTTTCCGGGTCGCCCTGCACCCGCAGATCGACCTCGCCACCGAGCCCCGCTGGTCCCGTCAGTCCGGCACCTTCGGCTCGTCCGCCGAGGTGACGAGCGCCCTGGTCCGGGCGTACGTCCGCGGTCTCCAGGGGCCCCGGCTCGGCCCGCGCTCGGTGGCCGCCATGGTCAAGCACTTCCCCGGCGGCGGCCCGCAACAGGGCGGTGAGGACCCGCACTTCCCGCACGGCAAGGAGCAGATCTATCCCGGCGGCATGAGCGAGTACCACCTCGCGCCCTTCCGGGCGGCGATCGAGGCCGGCTGCTCACAGCTGATGCCGTACTACGGACAGCCGATCGGCGTGGACGGCTGGGAGGAGGTCGGCTTCGGCTTCAACCGGGACGTCCTCACCGGTCTGCTGCGCGAACGCCTCGGCTTCGACGGCGTCGTCTGCACCGACTGGGGCCTGCTCACCGACGCCCCCATCGGCGGCGAGCTGCACCAGGCCCGTGCCTGGGGCGTCGAACATCTCACCGTCGCCGAGCGCGCCGCCAAGGCCCTGGCCGCGGGCGCCGACCAGTTCGGCGGCGAGCAGTGCCCCGAGGTGATCGTCGAACTGGTCCGCTCCGGCCGGATCGCCGAGGAACGGATCGACACCTCCGTACGCCGGCTGCTGCGCGAGAAGTTCGTCCTCGGCCTCTTCGAGCGGCGCTACGCCGACCCGGACCGCGCCGAGGAGACCGTGGGCGCCGCCGAGTTCACCACCCTCGGCGAGACCGCCCAGCGCCGCTCGCTCACCGTCCTCACCAACCGCTCCCTGCTCCCGCTCACCGACCGGCCGAACCTGTACGTCGAGGGCGTGGGCGCGCAGACGGCGTCCCGGTACGGCAATGTCGTGGCCGATCCGGCGGACGCGGACGTGGCCGTCCTGCGGCTGCGGACGCCGTACGAGGAGCGGCCCGGCTTCTTCGAGTCGTTCTTCCACTCCGGGTCGCTGGCCTTCGGCGAGGAGCGGCTGCGGGAGATCCTCGCGCTGCTGGCGGCCGTGCCCACACTGGTCTGCGTCAACCTGGAACGGCCCGCCGTGCTCCCGGAGATCGCCGCGCGGGCCGCCGCGCTCGTCGCCGACTACGGCGCCTCGGACGCGGCCCTGCTCGACGTGGCCTTCGGCCGGGCCCGCGCGGAGGGCCGGCTGCCCTTCGAACTCCCGCGTTCCATGGCGGCGGTGGAGGCGTCCCGCCCGGACGTCCCCAACGACACGGCCGACCCCCTCTTCCCCTACGGCCACGGCCTGACCCTCTGA
- a CDS encoding MFS transporter gives MAVTPDAVPLGKATPRPSQSPQPPQSPQPPQSLRPPGSPDLPRQIENAPARLVLGLALAQFGTYLAVLTPVVVTLALRVNQIVPEASRGAALGRVLSVGALLAMLANPVFGALSDRTTSRFGRRRPWLLGGMVTGLAGLLIVALGGSVLTLMLGWAVAQLGINATLAALTSCVPDLVPDRQRARVSGIVGMTLSLSLVAGAGLAQLFSGSLFLAFLVPGLIGLASVGFLSVVVKDRDRPARTGAFEPYSLKEFLRSFWVNPRRHPDFMWNFVGRFLVFTGAACVTSYSVYFLMDRMGYDGTEVADRFFVGMLVMVAATVVGSIAGGQLSDRSGRRKPYVLGSSLGMAAGLALMATAHTFGTYLLAMVVFGFAEGLYLSVDMALAAAVLPDPQESAKDMGVLNIGNALPQSLVPIIAPGLLAIGGTGANYSALFLFGALASIAGALAVQFVRSVK, from the coding sequence ATGGCCGTCACCCCGGACGCCGTCCCGCTCGGCAAGGCGACCCCACGACCCTCGCAGTCCCCTCAGCCCCCACAGTCCCCTCAGCCACCGCAGTCCCTTCGACCCCCCGGGTCCCCCGACCTCCCCCGGCAGATCGAGAACGCCCCCGCCCGACTCGTCCTCGGTCTGGCCCTGGCCCAGTTCGGCACCTATCTCGCGGTCCTCACCCCGGTCGTCGTCACCCTCGCCCTGCGTGTGAACCAGATCGTCCCGGAGGCGAGCCGGGGCGCGGCCCTCGGCCGGGTGCTCTCCGTCGGCGCCCTGCTCGCGATGCTCGCCAACCCGGTCTTCGGCGCCCTGTCCGACCGTACGACCAGCCGATTCGGCCGGCGGCGGCCCTGGCTGCTCGGCGGCATGGTCACCGGTCTGGCGGGTCTCCTGATCGTCGCCCTCGGCGGCAGCGTGCTCACCCTGATGCTCGGCTGGGCGGTGGCGCAGCTCGGTATCAACGCCACCCTCGCCGCGCTGACCTCGTGCGTACCGGACCTGGTACCGGACCGGCAGCGGGCCCGGGTCTCCGGCATCGTCGGCATGACGCTGTCGCTGTCCCTGGTGGCAGGGGCGGGACTCGCCCAGCTCTTCAGCGGCTCGCTCTTCCTCGCGTTCCTCGTGCCCGGGCTGATCGGCCTGGCCTCGGTCGGCTTCCTGAGCGTGGTCGTCAAGGACCGCGACCGCCCGGCGCGCACCGGCGCGTTCGAGCCGTACAGCCTCAAGGAGTTCCTGCGCAGCTTCTGGGTGAACCCGCGCCGGCACCCCGACTTCATGTGGAACTTCGTCGGCCGCTTCCTGGTCTTCACCGGCGCCGCCTGTGTGACCAGCTACTCCGTCTACTTCCTGATGGACCGCATGGGCTACGACGGCACCGAGGTCGCCGACAGGTTCTTCGTCGGCATGCTCGTCATGGTCGCCGCGACCGTCGTCGGCTCGATCGCGGGCGGCCAGCTCTCCGACCGCTCAGGCCGCCGCAAGCCGTACGTCCTCGGCTCCTCGCTCGGGATGGCGGCCGGGCTCGCGCTGATGGCCACCGCCCACACCTTCGGGACGTATCTCCTCGCCATGGTCGTCTTCGGCTTCGCCGAGGGGCTCTATCTCTCGGTCGACATGGCGCTGGCCGCCGCCGTGCTGCCCGATCCGCAGGAGTCCGCCAAGGACATGGGCGTCCTCAACATCGGCAACGCCCTCCCCCAGTCCCTCGTCCCGATCATCGCCCCGGGCCTGCTGGCCATCGGCGGCACCGGCGCCAACTACAGCGCGCTGTTCCTGTTCGGCGCGCTCGCCTCGATCGCGGGCGCCCTCGCCGTCCAGTTCGTCCGCTCGGTCAAGTAG
- a CDS encoding TetR/AcrR family transcriptional regulator has protein sequence MVRNRRPQGSGTRGSYAVGDERRLRILEAAVEHFAQRGFHASSLARIADDVGITQGGLLHHFRSKEDLLVQVLERMDESDRERFFSKEFDSAAQMFAALVRLAEYNSARPGRTRMFNVLAAEAGDPGHPAHTYFVKRYAEVVDTVAGVLRRGVDAGELRAGTDVVAVAQELAAVMDGLQIQWVLDPKGFDMAGRFRAYTERVAREIGADAA, from the coding sequence ATGGTGCGAAACCGGAGGCCGCAGGGGTCCGGCACGCGTGGCTCGTACGCCGTCGGGGACGAGCGGCGCCTGCGCATTCTCGAAGCGGCCGTCGAGCACTTCGCCCAGCGGGGTTTCCACGCCTCCTCCCTGGCACGGATCGCCGACGATGTCGGCATCACCCAGGGCGGGCTGCTGCACCACTTCCGCAGCAAGGAGGATCTGCTCGTCCAGGTGCTGGAGCGCATGGACGAGTCCGACCGGGAGCGGTTCTTCTCCAAGGAGTTCGATTCGGCGGCCCAGATGTTCGCCGCGCTCGTGCGGCTCGCCGAGTACAACAGCGCGCGGCCGGGCCGCACCCGGATGTTCAACGTCCTGGCCGCCGAGGCGGGCGACCCCGGTCATCCCGCCCACACGTACTTCGTCAAGCGGTACGCCGAGGTCGTGGACACCGTGGCGGGAGTGCTGCGGCGCGGGGTGGACGCCGGTGAACTGCGGGCCGGCACGGATGTCGTGGCCGTCGCGCAGGAACTGGCGGCGGTGATGGACGGGCTGCAGATCCAGTGGGTGCTGGACCCGAAGGGGTTCGACATGGCGGGGCGGTTCCGGGCGTATACGGAGCGGGTGGCCCGGGAGATCGGGGCGGACGCGGCCTAG
- a CDS encoding rhomboid-like protein, with product MDAAETDAVGTDAAETDVAGTDAAGTGASGTATAARPFLDGIPRQAGAVPAEVARREDEPEGEPAGLEERVPAPRTRPPLPRPWRLLPTPTGTPFTFFYAAVLLGTSLVAAHADPALVHALHQGSSTDVAHLVRTPVLVLFASALWVAGGVGSPYALGFVLVLTALERRVGGWRTAAVFLLGHVLATLATEVPVGFAVLAGRLPDSSLHRLDYGISFGVAASVGALAGLLSPWLRWPILLCFGGMLVDDLFAYADPMTNWGHLMSLAIEVATWPVVRSWRRARQAGPVGPGAGTGRAQAVTTVA from the coding sequence TTGGACGCCGCCGAGACCGACGCTGTTGGGACCGACGCTGCCGAGACAGACGTCGCCGGGACCGACGCTGCCGGGACCGGCGCCTCCGGGACCGCGACCGCCGCGCGACCCTTCCTCGACGGCATCCCTCGGCAGGCGGGTGCGGTGCCGGCCGAAGTGGCGCGACGCGAGGACGAGCCCGAGGGCGAGCCCGCGGGGCTCGAAGAACGCGTGCCCGCCCCGCGCACGCGCCCCCCGCTCCCGCGCCCTTGGCGGCTGCTCCCCACGCCCACCGGTACGCCCTTCACCTTCTTCTACGCCGCCGTCCTGCTGGGCACCTCGCTGGTCGCCGCGCACGCCGATCCGGCGCTGGTGCACGCGCTGCACCAGGGCTCCAGCACGGACGTGGCGCACCTGGTCCGGACCCCGGTGCTGGTGCTGTTCGCCAGCGCGCTGTGGGTCGCGGGCGGGGTCGGATCCCCGTACGCCCTCGGTTTCGTGCTGGTGCTGACCGCGCTGGAACGCCGGGTCGGCGGGTGGCGCACGGCCGCGGTCTTCCTGCTGGGCCATGTCCTCGCCACCCTCGCGACCGAGGTCCCGGTGGGCTTCGCCGTCCTGGCGGGCCGTCTCCCCGACAGTTCCCTCCACCGTCTCGACTACGGCATCAGCTTCGGGGTGGCGGCGAGTGTGGGCGCGTTGGCGGGGCTGCTGTCGCCGTGGCTGCGGTGGCCGATCCTGCTGTGCTTCGGCGGCATGCTGGTGGACGACCTGTTCGCGTACGCGGACCCGATGACGAACTGGGGGCATCTGATGTCCCTGGCCATCGAGGTGGCGACCTGGCCGGTGGTGCGGAGTTGGCGGCGGGCGCGGCAGGCCGGGCCGGTGGGCCCCGGGGCGGGGACGGGGCGGGCTCAGGCCGTCACGACCGTCGCGTAG